The sequence GTTGAGCAAACACCTGTGGCAGAGAGTGGGAAAATCTTTGATGCAAGAACTACACCAATTACATCATCCGAAATTGTTTTAGAAACAAAGCCCGTTTCAACTGATGCAGCTCAACAATTACCCTATTTATTGGATCTTGGTGATGCTTATAAGATAGCTGTCGGCAATAGAGGAAGACAATTTTCTGGTGTGCTTGTAGAACAAAGGATGGGGAAAGATTCTTCAAGAATTAGTGAAGATTTTAAGAACTTGTTGTCACAATTATCTGCCACTCGAGGGCTTGAGCAATCAACAAATGAGAAGAGTCCTAGATTTTCTGTAAATAGTGATGAACTGAAGACTTCTGATGCTCTTAACTCTATTGGAATGCAAATACTTCACAAGAGGATCTCACTGGAGCAAAACGAGCCTGGTTTATCTCTGGATGGAAGTGCACTTCAGAGGAGAAATTCAATTGAGAGAAATGAGTCTGGTTTGTCTTTGGATGGAAGCACACTCCAAAAACGGATCTCACTTGAGAGAAATGAGTCTGAACTGTCTCTGGATGGAAGCAATGTCAGTGAAATTGAAGGTGAAAGTTTGGTTGATAGATTAAAACGACAGATTGATCATGATAGGAAACATGTGAGTGCATTATATAAGGAgttggaggaagaaagaaatgcTTCTGCAATTGCTGTTAATCAGTCTATGGCCATGATTACTAAATTGCAGGAGGAGAAGGCTACAATCCATATGGAAGCTTTGCAGTGCCTTAGACTGTTGGAAGAGCAATCTGAGTATGATATGGAAGCACTGCAAAAGGCAAATGACCTTCTTgcagagaaggaaaaagagataCAAGATCTAGAATCAGAGCTTGAATTTTATAGGAATAAATTCCCAAGTGAATCAACTTGGGAGAATGTGGAGGAGGAAACTAATGAGATTAAGGCAAGAGATATTGAAATGGATCAAACAGAATCAATTGGTGTTGAGGATAGTGCAAGTAGTCTTAGAGACTCAGTTAGTGGAAAACCAACTACCTGTGATAAAGTTGAAGGAACTGGTATGCCATTGGGGGATAAGGATACAGGTACCATGAAGAATACAGATTTACAATTTGAAGATGAAAGGTCagatattttgaaaagtttgaaaaagtTGGAGAAAAAGCTTTATTTGTTATCCAATAATGGAGTATACTTATCAAATGGTGAATATGCTAGAAGTGAAGGAGACGGGAAAAGTGAGTTCAAAGAGTCTAATTCTATTGGGGGAAACAAAGAAAATGGCAGAATAGAAGAGAATGGTCTGACCATGCAAGATGATGTGTCTGTTTCCTGCAGTGATCTGCATGCTCAATCCTCATTTGAGAAAGCTCAGCTCGTTTGCAAGGAAAATAGTGAATTTGATAGTAGTGGGCAAGGGTCTCCTGTGTTAGTTTCTCTGGGAAATGAGGTTTTGGATTTGAATGGTAGGTTGGAGGCACTGGAGGCAGACCGAACTTTCCTAGAGCACACTATTAAATCACTTGGGAATGGAGAGGAAGGGCTTCGATTAATTAGGGAAGTAGCTTCTCACTTGCAAGAATTACGAAGGATTGGTATAAGAAGAATAGATCGAACTGTTGCTTGAGGCTTCATGTGAAACTATCAGACTGGTGAGTACTTCAATTAAATCCTACTCATGTCACCATATCTGAATTCtttacattttctttctctttttgttaaaCAATGGAGAGATTTCCCAGATTTTGTATTCactttcatttgtaatttttaaaaaatatagagcACTAGTACTTTAATGTCTTGGCATTTCAGGattttttgtccctaaaaaATATGGATTGGGTTATATAAAGCACCAATAAAGCTATCTGATTTCCATGGACATTCAATGTTTCCCCCTTAAGTAACTGTCCTGTGTTAGGCAGATGATTTAAGAAGCCAAGGCTTGGCATGCATGTTTAGAGAaatttatttagcttttttggTGAAATATTCGGGTGATACCTTGAATCATATTTGTTATTGAGGGCTTATTCTGAACTAATTGTTGCTGTCTTTTTTCTGGGTCCATTTGTTGTAATTGTGTGGTAAGGCTTGTCCGTTCTGTTTATGGGAACAGGTTATTGAAGAAATTCTAAATTAATTAAGTAGTTTGTCCTGAGATTCTTCAAAATTTGGTGCTTATTAACTCTTTCCATAGTGGTATATCTAATTACTCATTAAAGCATATCTTCCCAttttctaatgatagcaacatCTTTTAAAGAAATAGAAACCTGCTCAAATAAGTGATTTGATCAAAACCTTACAGCAGAGTAAGGGAAATTCATTTGTTTTCTTGCATCTGTTGTTTGAAAGGATTCTCAATTGCTTTTTATGTTCACTGTGCAACATGAAATCAGTATCGTTAGTGATAGGATGCAATCTTTATTGTTTGAGCTGTTTTTGTGAATGTGTTTCATGTCTTCATCTGCCATTAGTTTGTTCAATGGAATTTGcaatttcaatgtttttgcATATTTGTAATTAACTCTGTCTTTAATGCTACACTTGCTGCTTACATTATTAATTCAGGTTCATGTGGGAAAGCCATGTTGATGCTCCGGAAAGTGCAACTCAACTATACTTTTGGCAAACCTATTATGGAGGACTGGCTCTCAAGTGTACAGTATCACTAGCTTGTTTTTTTTCACcaccccaccaaaaaaaaaaaaaaaaaaggaaaaaatgtaGAACCACAATAGGATTCAAAGATATAGAGTGAATCTTTTTTACTTCATTCTCCTCCTTTTTGGGCTATACCTTActctagactttttttttattttttatttttatataatttttttggggtatttaaCCCAAAGTATATGTAGAGTTGGTgaggttttttttcccctcaaccTATAATTCAGCTTGGAgtgagtttgtttgttttgtttgtttctttttcgaTTTTGACTTTGTTAAGTGTGTGAGTGATTGAAAAGTAGAAGGGGGTGATTTTTGTGTGTAAGTTTGATTGTTTTGATCAAGAAGATGTTGATATCAATTAGTCAACATGATGTCTTTGTACTTTCAAATAAATGTAATGATTTGTACCAGTAAATTCAAACCTTCTTTGGTGATTGCACTCAGCTTTCTCTAGCTACATAAACATTAATTTCAACATTACTTTCATGGGTATGTGAATCACATAAAATGCTTTTAGGGGGGGATGGCATCATGCTCCCTGGATTTGTTGTCATTTGCTTCCTCATGACACTGGCCTGTATATGTCCTCGATTGGGTTCTATTTCAACTTGGGGGAACAATATTATTTTCggattttcctcatttttgtgaaaacaaaCAGCAAGGTCTTCTATGGTATTCTAGGCCAAAGGTGCTAGAGGCAGACCAGCATTTTGCATTCCCGTCACTCACAGCTTTGCTTGAAGAGATGTCCATCTTCTTCATTGCCCCATGTAGGTTGATTTTTATAATCTTGCGTCTTCATATCCTGGTTCAGTGATACAATGGCTTTAAAATTTTACTATCTGAGAGAGATCATTACAAGTTACAAGACCAGATGTGGACTTGATCATTACTAAGACCTTGTATTATCAATGTGCCAAAACTGGTACGAGTTGGCCTTGAACCTTTTGAACCATGTCTGGTTTCAATTAAATAGGATATGTTTCATGGCAAGATAATGAAGCAAATGGGATGTATTCTCTCTCATACAAAGAATAAAGAAGTAATACAACTACTAGACATAACAACCTCAACACCTCTTTCCATCCTTGGTGCCCTAGAGGATGGAGACTTGACCTAAATTTGTCAAGACATTGCATTAGCTATCAACATAATAATCTTCAATGAGTTCAATCTTATAAAACCTTAGAACAAGTAAAGGggattttgtttggtttggtttggttttagttttttatttatttttgatttgcTAAGTAgtccaacaaaataaaataatgggcTATAACTTAAAAGCATTCTAAACCTAGTAAGCAACAAGccacatgatatgatatatacGCTATGTCTATATATTTAAGAAACATAAATGGGATGATCTAATTAAGATCACAAccaagaaaaattcaaaatctcttaacttcaaattttcaactaccTTTCTTTCATGTATGTGTCCTAAAAAAATCAGAATAGTTAATACACCTGTcttttctttgatatatatataattagtaataagtaattttcttttaaccTAGTAATAAGtctttgaagaaaaatatacatatacactaTCCATGGAAAGTGAATTCAACTTACTATATCAATCCTTTTTGGTTCCTTCAACTAAGACACTAAAATTgtcttcaacaaaaaaaaaaaatgtatattaaaatttaatactttTAATTTCGGAAAATAAATTCTACTTTTTCATCCTGATCTAATGATCAATGGGACTCCCGCCATataagagatttttgtttttgttttttttttttttcaattttcaatttttattattttttaaaaattatccaTGGAAAGATGTGTCATTcctattgttttgttttgttttttttttgagggaattaattttgttaacaaaGTTAGAAAATTAGTTGTCATGGACAAACcttattttacaactttttttcaaTTGATTGAGGTAGTAATTTTAAAGTGTAGACATTTATTTTTACATCAATGCACtactaatatcacttttatttttaccac comes from Castanea sativa cultivar Marrone di Chiusa Pesio chromosome 3, ASM4071231v1 and encodes:
- the LOC142628187 gene encoding myosin-binding protein 1-like isoform X3, whose product is MAALKISSAKQQRTYRGLATALASAVLEWLLISLLFANSIFSYLITKFARYCKLQTPCLLCSRLDHVFGNEKLGYYRDLICGNHKLEISSLVLCHAHDKLVDVHGMCENCLFSFATVNKSNSETYRLLVGKLGEDSHSGFDQDPLLEGHKIGCSSTKHCSCCNEPWVLGGYTHRLNQSKSIGSEAAELDVPLSGVVGLNQDDLRMRREEPSVSAPHMRNYVLDPLSRVGYTELNVTSDTESEVLYSDDDNKKALLHETDDFKDDLTAQASSSVSQVQLDSIEPHGSTSVAPTVSIMNDLEELNWQQADSKVESPAPTVPISPDDFPPSSNAVETTIEVSKESLDLTRTDEVEQTPVAESGKIFDARTTPITSSEIVLETKPVSTDAAQQLPYLLDLGDAYKIAVGNRGRQFSGVLVEQRMGKDSSRISEDFKNLLSQLSATRGLEQSTNEKSPRFSVNSDELKTSDALNSIGMQILHKRISLEQNEPGLSLDGSALQRRNSIERNESGLSLDGSTLQKRISLERNESELSLDGSNVSEIEGESLVDRLKRQIDHDRKHVSALYKELEEERNASAIAVNQSMAMITKLQEEKATIHMEALQCLRLLEEQSEYDMEALQKANDLLAEKEKEIQDLESELEFYRNKFPSESTWENVEEETNEIKARDIEMDQTESIGVEDSASSLRDSVSGKPTTCDKVEGTGMPLGDKDTGTMKNTDLQFEDERSDILKSLKKLEKKLYLLSNNGVYLSNGEYARSEGDGKSEFKESNSIGGNKENGRIEENGLTMQDDVSVSCSDLHAQSSFEKAQLVCKENSEFDSSGQGSPVLVSLGNEVLDLNGRLEALEADRTFLEHTIKSLGNGEEGLRLIREVASHLQELRRIGIRRIDRTVA
- the LOC142628187 gene encoding myosin-binding protein 1-like isoform X1, which produces MAALKISSAKQQRTYRGLATALASAVLEWLLISLLFANSIFSYLITKFARYCKLQTPCLLCSRLDHVFGNEKLGYYRDLICGNHKLEISSLVLCHAHDKLVDVHGMCENCLFSFATVNKSNSETYRLLVGKLGEDSHSGFDQDPLLEGHKIGCSSTKHCSCCNEPWVLGGYTHRLNQSKSIGSEAAELDVPLSGVVGLNQDDLRMRREEPSVSAPHMRNYVLDPLSRVGYTELNVTSDTESEVLYSDDDNKKALLHETDDFKDDLTAQGVHLEPPIITLADDSASEKLIISDSAPEASSSVSQVQLDSIEPHGSTSVAPTVSIMNDLEELNWQQADSKVESPAPTVPISPDDFPPSSNAVETTIEVSKESLDLTRTDEVEQTPVAESGKIFDARTTPITSSEIVLETKPVSTDAAQQLPYLLDLGDAYKIAVGNRGRQFSGVLVEQRMGKDSSRISEDFKNLLSQLSATRGLEQSTNEKSPRFSVNSDELKTSDALNSIGMQILHKRISLEQNEPGLSLDGSALQRRNSIERNESGLSLDGSTLQKRISLERNESELSLDGSNVSEIEGESLVDRLKRQIDHDRKHVSALYKELEEERNASAIAVNQSMAMITKLQEEKATIHMEALQCLRLLEEQSEYDMEALQKANDLLAEKEKEIQDLESELEFYRNKFPSESTWENVEEETNEIKARDIEMDQTESIGVEDSASSLRDSVSGKPTTCDKVEGTGMPLGDKDTGTMKNTDLQFEDERSDILKSLKKLEKKLYLLSNNGVYLSNGEYARSEGDGKSEFKESNSIGGNKENGRIEENGLTMQDDVSVSCSDLHAQSSFEKAQLVCKENSEFDSSGQGSPVLVSLGNEVLDLNGRLEALEADRTFLEHTIKSLGNGEEGLRLIREVASHLQELRRIGIRRIDRTVA
- the LOC142628187 gene encoding myosin-binding protein 1-like isoform X4; the encoded protein is MAALKISSAKQQRTYRGLATALASAVLEWLLISLLFANSIFSYLITKFARYCKLQTPCLLCSRLDHVFGNEKLGYYRDLICGNHKLEISSLVLCHAHDKLVDVHGMCENCLFSFATVNKSNSETYRLLVGKLGEDSHSGFDQDPLLEGHKIGCSSTKHCSCCNEPWVLGGYTHRLNQSKSIGSEAAELDVPLSGVVGLNQDDLRMRREEPSVSAPHMRNYVLDPLSRVGYTELNVTSDTESEVLYSDDDNKKALLHETDDFKDDLTAQVSQVQLDSIEPHGSTSVAPTVSIMNDLEELNWQQADSKVESPAPTVPISPDDFPPSSNAVETTIEVSKESLDLTRTDEVEQTPVAESGKIFDARTTPITSSEIVLETKPVSTDAAQQLPYLLDLGDAYKIAVGNRGRQFSGVLVEQRMGKDSSRISEDFKNLLSQLSATRGLEQSTNEKSPRFSVNSDELKTSDALNSIGMQILHKRISLEQNEPGLSLDGSALQRRNSIERNESGLSLDGSTLQKRISLERNESELSLDGSNVSEIEGESLVDRLKRQIDHDRKHVSALYKELEEERNASAIAVNQSMAMITKLQEEKATIHMEALQCLRLLEEQSEYDMEALQKANDLLAEKEKEIQDLESELEFYRNKFPSESTWENVEEETNEIKARDIEMDQTESIGVEDSASSLRDSVSGKPTTCDKVEGTGMPLGDKDTGTMKNTDLQFEDERSDILKSLKKLEKKLYLLSNNGVYLSNGEYARSEGDGKSEFKESNSIGGNKENGRIEENGLTMQDDVSVSCSDLHAQSSFEKAQLVCKENSEFDSSGQGSPVLVSLGNEVLDLNGRLEALEADRTFLEHTIKSLGNGEEGLRLIREVASHLQELRRIGIRRIDRTVA
- the LOC142628187 gene encoding myosin-binding protein 1-like isoform X2 gives rise to the protein MAALKISSAKQQRTYRGLATALASAVLEWLLISLLFANSIFSYLITKFARYCKLQTPCLLCSRLDHVFGNEKLGYYRDLICGNHKLEISSLVLCHAHDKLVDVHGMCENCLFSFATVNKSNSETYRLLVGKLGEDSHSGFDQDPLLEGHKIGCSSTKHCSCCNEPWVLGGYTHRLNQSKSIGSEAAELDVPLSGVVGLNQDDLRMRREEPSVSAPHMRNYVLDPLSRVGYTELNVTSDTESEVLYSDDDNKKALLHETDDFKDDLTAQGVHLEPPIITLADDSASEKLIISDSAPEASSSVSQVQLDSIEPHGSTSVAPTVSIMNDLEELNWQQADSKVESPAPTVPISPDDFPPSSNAVETTIEVSKESYLTRTDEVEQTPVAESGKIFDARTTPITSSEIVLETKPVSTDAAQQLPYLLDLGDAYKIAVGNRGRQFSGVLVEQRMGKDSSRISEDFKNLLSQLSATRGLEQSTNEKSPRFSVNSDELKTSDALNSIGMQILHKRISLEQNEPGLSLDGSALQRRNSIERNESGLSLDGSTLQKRISLERNESELSLDGSNVSEIEGESLVDRLKRQIDHDRKHVSALYKELEEERNASAIAVNQSMAMITKLQEEKATIHMEALQCLRLLEEQSEYDMEALQKANDLLAEKEKEIQDLESELEFYRNKFPSESTWENVEEETNEIKARDIEMDQTESIGVEDSASSLRDSVSGKPTTCDKVEGTGMPLGDKDTGTMKNTDLQFEDERSDILKSLKKLEKKLYLLSNNGVYLSNGEYARSEGDGKSEFKESNSIGGNKENGRIEENGLTMQDDVSVSCSDLHAQSSFEKAQLVCKENSEFDSSGQGSPVLVSLGNEVLDLNGRLEALEADRTFLEHTIKSLGNGEEGLRLIREVASHLQELRRIGIRRIDRTVA